In Vanessa atalanta chromosome 9, ilVanAtal1.2, whole genome shotgun sequence, the genomic window CAAGAGAATTCTTcgaaaaattattgttattatttttgtgtttgttagGATTACTCTTATTAGCATACTTAACAGTTAAAGGGTGTAGAAAACCTGGTGGAGTAGTGCCATTAACATTATGGATGGCTCTCTCGGCTTCAAACTGGTgttcatataaaacaaaagctatGCCTGAAGCAATACGAGAATTAACTATTTTACCAAATTGTGCGAATAGTCCATGTAAATCTTGCAAGGTCAGTTCGTTAGGCAGGTTACATACGTAGAGATTCCAGTCTGCTTCCGGTTTTGAGGGTGGCTTCATTTCTGGATTGAGTAAGGCGTGTGAAACTTTTAGTGTCTTGTTCTGCATTAACAGACCATTGAACGCCTTGCGTGCTTTAACCGCATCCTCTGGGCGAGAGTACTCGACGAAACCATACCCTCTGTTCGCTATCAATTTACAACTTTCTAATTTGCCCATTGTCGAGAACAGTGAGAACATCATATCCTGCGTCATAACTTCaggaatataattaacaataagcTTCGTAGGTGATTCATCAGGTCCAAATTCATTATTTCCATGACAATTACCGTCTTGACACGATTCcgacattttttaattgttgtctAGGAATGACATTTTATACAGAATGTTGCCAGACCTTAGTTTTCGTTTGAAAACGTTCGTAATTTCGTCTTTTCGAATTTCgttcaatatcaatatatatatattttttcaatctatttatatcaaattttactTCTCTTTTCCCACTAcgttattaaagttataaaagtatattttaattgctaaaTTAATCAATCATTCAACATTTGGTAAAcatatggttttattattaaagctcATGTTCAcactatcaataaatttatcataaaataagacAATGAATTAGAATGAGGCAATAAATTAAAGCCGTGGCTAATTAGGAACCAGTCATGGTATCACGGATATCCcactataataacaaaacacgTCGATCTTATCTGAATATCGCGTTTTAATAGGATTATATTATTTCGTGctcaaattatgtatttttaaatttatcgtaaGGCACctacttgttttaaatttcatacagcCCAACTTGCACCGGAGTGCCATTagtatttaatacatatgtagTTTGATAACACGTATGATATAGTTTCAATAAGGTAAAAGAAAACAAGATAGCATATTAAAGCGATTTATTAAAGTCACAAAGACTACAGGATGCAGATATATTTATTGCAGACATTTATTTGATTACACAAAAATATCGTAACTACaccgattttatataattataagatttaaaagagGGTTTGTGTTTTAAAGTTAagaacgcgttacgcgtttcgtAGATATTCTAGTTTAGTAGTGTAAATAAGTCTAATATTCGTTTTACATCatccataaaataaatgttacatttgGTGTCACTGCTGCAAAATCGTATAACCCGAGCCAATAAAGACAAGATTTATAAACAACGATCAATCTTGAGCCATCTCGCTCCCAAATAACGttgaaatacattatatatacatacatataaaaatgaatctTATTTTCTTCCAATAAGATTCATTtgacaaagttaaaataaatttggtttaattataacaaataatacaaattattaatttcatttcaataagttaaaattttttttaaatttttgctaATTGTACTCATcaatatttttcctttattgGCACgtgttttactaaaatattatacacataactAATACTatggaataattattactaagctACACAGATACAAATGataacatgtaaaaaaaaattttgaatgatttttaCATATGAAGTTATACTTAACTTTCTAGGGTTCAAGCTACATAGCTTACGCAATTGGTTTTATACAAACGCAAATTTCTAAcgaaataatctaaaaatatttagttacaatttcaataactaaaatataatatatttttaaatactgttaatagATTCGCAAGTACGCATTACTAGAGTTCATTACTGAAAAACTGTATTACATAAAAGCAATATGCAAgtcattgttaatttttaccGCCAAAATTAATGTACCGATTTTCAAGgtcaacattttaataaatcaatatattagtTGGACGAATGTAAGACGTTTACTAATACTGGTCGTCATAACAGTAGCAGCACGATTTAGCTAAAATTAAGTTGTGCagttaacgttttaaaatatatattcatatatatttgtctATCAAAAAAACTGTACTTGAGTTACACATATAGTAACTAACAACTCTATTGGGAACATACTTAGCctctttattgtacaacagAGCCATATCCTagcaaagaatattataataaattacttagaGACATTtacataactaaaaataaataaccatatatttttctatagttTATAAGGGTTTCACTTgacaaatatagtttaaaaactttagtttaaagtttaactttaaaaacaaaatatctagGATAATATATATCTCATATATTATGTGAAAAATTTGTTCATTAtaactagtaaataaaataatttattttgtaataattcccGTTAAATACTTACTCTATATTCTCGCCAAATTGTAAGgaatttgcaattttattttcatttaaaatcatcgttaaagataatattaattgtttataaatgtctacataataacaatattacaaacGTATATAGCCGATAGTGTATTACagcattttattcaaaatatacctttttccatataagtaataaaataaataaaatatactatataaaatatttgtgtgttaGAGTTGATAATGTTTGTTAGTGAGCAGGCAAGCAGTCTAGGTATTAGGATGATTTAACTACGAGTCTTAGAGGCCAATATATATCAGACTAGTTTTCCTCACAAATTTGATTCCTTACTGATACTGAACTTAATCGTAATCATACTAAACCATACACCGAAATGTTCGCCAGCTCTCTAATCTCGGCTACGTTACATTTTATGAcaaagctaaaaaaaaacacaattatcaTAGTATTCACATAGATAAAATGCGCTAaggtgaatataaaattaactgaaCACTGTTAGTTACAATAGAATAAGGCCAGTGTAAAAGTGAGAGACTATTCGAGGGATGACATTCGACATAGACAAGTCAGAAATTGAAAACATGACTAGAGATAGAGTTGAACGAAGTACAGCGAAAGGGATGATGGAATGCAATgatgataaataacaaaaatatataattttgttaagccCTTACATGCATATTCTCTATGGTGGTAATTATGAAGTCACATTTATATTTGGAATGATTGGTAAccctaaattaaaattaaagcttctttaaaaacaatttaaatttaagtaaaataggTACCTCTTATAAAacatatcacatttttttttataatcattatacaaagtatgacataaaaatataataaaaagacaaaacaaatgtagaaagaaacataaaaacgtcaacattgatttaaattaagctattgtataatttgtgttttcaactatttattaaaagactAACGTCTAAGTTACTTtggtgtttattaaataaagtaaatatattattcatgataaaattttcaattatgcTGATAACAGTATCGTagaatatactattattatttaaatttcatttgtaataaaaaaaatcttaaaacataatCTGATACATTTCATATTCCGTTCCTTTGTGCATTAAATATTAGCTATTAGTAAGCACCGATGTGCTCACTTACTCATCTTTACGATTTAACACGAGTAAATATAAATGCGGCGAGAatgtattaataactatttttaaatactctttagctattaaacaaaatatataaagaacaaTAGCTTACCGTTTTAATACTAGTATCtcttagaataaattaattatatgatcaCTTCATTTGATTCTACACctattgactaaaataaaatatgtataaatatattttaagtcatctatttaatattattgtcatgGTTGTTGagaatcagttttttttttattcataataaaatagcaTTGTCAATAGTCagattatatcgccaatgtgctaTCGTCCGTGGCAAGAAAAATTGTTGTGTCAACTTTATATGGGCTGGTACAGTACCTGGCAAACATCTTGACAGTTGACGTTAAGTGAACAGAGATCTTAGCCTGGTGTTCAAGTGGGGAGAAAGGGAACTAGTCGAGTCCTATTGGCTCTTTTTAAACGGTTAGTATAGTTCCGAACGCGCCATTGGTAGATTAATGTTGCcattttaacagtttttttttctgttaataaaaGGACATCAAAGCCAAATGAACCATACTATAGAAGGTACACGCCGCTCATATACATTTTCAATCTATTGGCACTTAAGAAAATATGAACCATTCTCTGCACCAACtatataaacgaaaatattatgAGAATAATTTTCTAATTCAACTATTTTGGCTCATTCGGTGACGGTTGGCAACACAGAGTATTGTTTGGCGTTAAAAAAACATGTGTTGTGTACAGGAGCTTGCACAAAGGTCAACCACCAGTTTAAATGTTCAAGATGTTTGTCTGTATGTACACCGTTACTGACCGCCATAAGCGCGTGTATATTGTACACCGCTCGTGACGGTACTTTTAGAGAGGCGGTAAATGCAACCGTCaccataaaaacaatatattttttcaaacagtACAACAATTCACTAATTTAGACATTTATTCGAAGAAGCTAAGCTTtcttttattcaaaaatgaatCCTCGTAGTCGCATACATTACGACaatgtatttgtaaaacatttctGGTTACGGGCGGACGTTGCTAGCTGCACGGTTTCACGAAGCATTGTTATTTGGTTGTAGAATAACTCCAGTTGCGACTTACCGTCAATAGAAACGTATCCTATTTTCAAATCATCTGAATATTTGCCTAAgaatgtttcaaaatattttccaaactaGCGTAAGTACCGAAGACGAAACCTGTTATACCGAAAATTATAATGGCAAGGTCCTTCCACAGTATCCAACCTTTAGTTCCCAGTCGTTCGGGCCAGAACGTTATTATTTCGATGATGGGTGGAAATATCAGCGCCAAAGCGGAGCTGCTGAACGCGCCCACGAGGGAGATGATGCTGCTTAAATTCGGTATCAGCACTGCCGCAACGACTGCAAAGTAGAAATAGTCCACATCAATTGCATTACACATAACTTTTCATTAATTTGGAATCTTTGTAATAACATCataaatcatattatgtatgttattgtCTGGTATTCGTTGCGGTTTCGGTCTCTGATCATTCCGGTAAGGTAATAAGTCTATCATATCTTAAGATCACATAGcacatttatttagaaaactATATTACATAACGGTACGACTCAAGTTTCGTTTGCGTCATATAcgtactttcgcatttatgagaTAAAACAGCGCTAACGGACAATGTATATTACTGAAACGCCTACTTTACTGGATGGAAATGAAACATCAGTAATGATTGATTTTAGATTTTCCTATAAAGAAATATTGGAACGAGCatctttacataaatttaaatttggaaagtCTTTTAGTTTATAGGTCAGaagtgtttgtttttattttatgttgtgtgtgtgtgtgtgcttgtTTTGAGAACGTGTTAATTTGTTGGTGTGCGTTTATGagtgtgtttatatttatgaattcatacatttcgaaatttaaaaaaattatataaatatcgtaaaTCAGCTTGATTAATCCTAacgtgatttttaatattatacagtatCACTCAATAAAAACCCGACCGGTTATAGATAAAAGACCGATgacacatttaatataatattttcaaacatatcTCCGTAACGAATAATAACATTCCGATTTGAACACGTGCCAAATTAAAGTTGACGACCTTCTACCGCGGGGAAAAATTCTACTAACTTACAACGGTAATGATACATC contains:
- the LOC125066228 gene encoding ELAV-like protein 2, encoding MSESCQDGNCHGNNEFGPDESPTKLIVNYIPEVMTQDMMFSLFSTMGKLESCKLIANRGYGFVEYSRPEDAVKARKAFNGLLMQNKTLKVSHALLNPEMKPPSKPEADWNLYVCNLPNELTLQDLHGLFAQFGKIVNSRIASGIAFVLYEHQFEAERAIHNVNGTTPPGFLHPLTVKYANKSNPNKHKNNNNNFSKNSLVKPFHWINHVSAIGDHNSPSTWSIYIYNIAPEVEELTLWQLFGPYGAIVSVKIIKDHLTNKSKGFGFVTMRNYDQAAMAIQALNGYVLHGQPLSVSFKTQKR